TGAAGCAATCGAAATGCGGATATCAGCTGCAGTTGCGGAACCCAACAATGGCGGAAAACCCACTTTCACGACTTTAAATACGACTGTTGCTACGTTTTGTGATGCCCGATCGAATGAGCATATGCCTGCAATCGGATTCCACCCGACATTAAAAGTGCTGCTTCGCTGAGAAAACCCTTTTTTGCTCTCGGCACGATTTGGTTGGAAGAGAAAACATATTGTGGCAAAAATGTAGTGCTCATAACGATAAATGGCACATCTCCTCCGAGACTAGAGAGagattaaagaaaacaaaaaatcctGAAGATGGGTCTCACAGagcaaacactggaaaaaaacaaaatggatctagagtccggactcttgaaaacaccgacaagaaataatactcttgattcaatcggatttaagcttaaatcaagaacccagcctcttaatttgagcggatttcctcttgatttaagcttaaatccgattgaatcaagagtattatttcttgtcgatgttttcaagagtctggactcaagatccattgtgttttttttccagtgtttgctCTGTGAGACCCATCTTCaggattttttgttttctttaatctCTCTCTAGTCTCGGAGGAGATGTGCCATTTATCGTTTTGAGCACTACATTTTTGACACAATATGTTTTCTCTTCCAACCAAATCGTGCTGAGTTTTTGCAaatgttatcaagagtctggcctctagatccaatgtgtttttttttttttttttttttttttttttttttttctttttttttttttcttttttttttccccagtgaaggCTGGTGAGATACTGTTATGTAATTAAACCATAGCTGCTTGGGAAAGTCGGaggatttaaatttttggataaaCAAATTCAGAAGTACGTACTATGCTGAAAATGCGGTAGATTTAAgctttgcaaaaaaatgaacgttCTAATTATGCCAAtaccaattgaatcagtgagttcgaaaacacaccaactcggaaaaaaaattgttcaggaaacacctaaaactgcgcagctggcgaagaagttagtttaagaaagacctttttggtgccaaaggacaagtacttggAGACTTTgcgtaaagcaccaagttgcaatcgatacaccatgtttgatgacagagaattaagcgtttaaaaaatttccgagttggtgtgtttacGTTCTCACAGACTCTcaggtactgatttttcatagtctgcctagaaaagtttatatttttcgacctgaataacgcttgaatatttatataataacttgttggtacaaggtatactgaaccgaaaaaagaaaaccgcgagatcggatggtcacccgtttcccttgaaatggccaaaaattggtatttccagtgaagtacttcgatttttccctcttCCCGTCGCtttttcgagcacttccgattgcaatttcgaaatttccttttgcgtgcagatgcttctatccataagtgttactaaaccgtaaaaaagtgaaaatcgaaaaaaacccgagttggtgtgttttcgaactcactgattcaatttctgATAAGGACTTGACAAGGTCAGCAACATAAAGAATTCCACAGTTAAATTTTCCCAGGaagttttttattctttctctacaactttttcttcttcctcttagcAACTTTCTCCTCCCGCTCAAGATTTTTGTTCAAGTTAATGATAGGTCTGGCGCAGTAAGTAAGGGTTGTAGTCTCCACTCGACTAAGAGCGAGGTTATCGCCGAAGTAGGGTATTCTGAGAACACACAACAAAGAGATGATATCAATAAGAATTTTAAACGGTAACGGAGATTATAAATTCGTCACAAAAATCGAGAGTCATACACCACACTAAAGCACTGCAACAATGCTACTATGAGCATGATAATGCTACTAAGCTCATCCAAAGTCTACCGAAGTCTACTACCATGATAACCGTAGAATAGCCgtgttttttcagtgcggatTTTAAACTTACTCGGGGTGAACTCTACTTTTAACGAGCCTTTCAACGAAACCCGCCTCGTTAGTTTTCCTTTGGTATTCTGTATTATTGCAAagataaataattcaaaaacCCCTGCAAGAATATGAATTGGAAGATCCGCCAGTGCATTTTACTGTTAACTTGTAGGAGCTTTCCTTTTCATGACGGAATTTGTCGCAGCCCTCTTGTAAATCTGAATCACAATGtgaacctccccccccccccccaaaaaagggTTATTCTACAGTTAccacggtagtagaaccgtggatCTTGATGATTTTAATGATGGTGGTATGATGAGCATGGTGATGCTACCGTGTCcaccgtaatattactgtgAGCACAAAAATGCTACGATGAGTATGCGGTTAGGCTACAATGCTCATTAATAATCTCACGCAAGTCCACCACGGTTCTGCTATTACTATCCCACGTGACATTAAGACCGTGGTAACCGTTGAATAACCGCGTTTTGTTTTTCGATGTACGTAGCTTTCCCAAGGAAAGGAGCGACTGTATGGACTTCATTTAGCAATTCGGAACTTTAACTTCCGACCcatctgtaaaagcacttatctggatagagaaactaatggtacatacgatagttttaaactgaggcacaatttttagttccaaattgcaacaTGTAGTCTATAAAGTATAAATACGGTCATTttattacactgagaaaaaactatggtttataaacctattagaggtaaatatggaacacctataatagtcgtaaataaactaatgattctcggtctgtgaaccatactaaggtctctgtacctaattaaggtacagagaccataactaaggtatatgtgctattattatatgtagaggtactactattagtggtgttccatatttaccactaataggtttataagccatagttttttctcagtgtagataTACGTAGAAATCGGATATTGAACCTTGTGAAACGATTCCTGCGAACCGGGACGGTGCATTTATAGGTCCTGAACGGACCACGGCGACGACAAGCTGGCACTTCGAAAAAGTGGCGGCATTCCGGTTCTTCAAATTTCCCACCCAATTTATGGAGTGTGTCGAACGCTTGCCAGCAATACATTGAGGCGTTATGCAACATCATCCGAGTGGGAAACAGACCGAGATCACCGCAAGCTAGCAGGGTGGCTTTGTGCACATAAGCGACCTGCAGTAGGATAAAGTAGGATATAGTATGGATAGAGTTGAAGGGCTGTTTTTTACACGAATATCTCATTATAGTATACGGCTGATGGCGCCATCGATAAAAATGTACCTAAATGTACgtacacactgagaaaaaactatggtttataaacctattagaggtaaatatggaacacctataatagtcgtaaataaactaatgattatcggtctgtgaaccatactaaggtctctgtacctaattaaggtaccccgtaccataactaaggtatatgtgctattattatatgtagaggtactactattagtggtgttccatatttacctctaataggtttataagccatagttttttctcagtgcaggtACTACGGATTCAGTAGCAGTGCGAGGGCTAAAAAATTAATGGGGTTAAATGGATGGAGTAAATGGAGTTCTAGGGACGTCCCATAGTTTTGGGGGGTCCGAGGATTTTCGGAATCTACATGTTACACGGTGAGAATTCAAAGTAACAGGCCCTCGATGATGTGCCCGAGCCTAACGAGATTTTCAAGCACGGTAAAACACAATTTGAGCAGGTTAGTAATATTCGTCAAAAATCGAATACTTTAATATGTTCGGAGTCGCACCAGTTTACCTCACCGCATTTATTttaaccaaattttgaaaaaaacaagaagaagcGAAGAGACcagttggaaaattttaaaaggttgTTTCTCGTTAAAGCAGATTCCGTCAACCTTATAAAAAAATCCCATTTATTGCCTTCATGACGTGCCACCGCCGCACAATTTAAAACGAAGCATGATAAAATGATAAAACGCATAACACAGGGAACTcgttgaaaaattctaaattcaAATTGTAATCCATTAACTGTATGAAGTGAGAAATCGATGAATCCCATTTTCGTCCGTTTAAACTTCTATACGCACTACTAACAGGATTGATTTCAGTGGTTAGACTATTGAACaatgagaaaaagctatggcttgtAAACCAATTAGTAgctcatatggaacaccataaatagtagtaaaggcaacataaAATAATAGCACACATACCTTAGGGCTGCTACGATTTACCTTATAATAATTCATAGACGAAGGATCAGTAGTTCATTTGagactattagtggtgttccgtatgaaccactaattggtttataaagcGACACTGAAGGTTGCGACTGTCATGAAGAGACAAGATCTACACATACGCACAGTGGTAGGGATGAATAACCCCTGGGGGACATTTAATTACGGTTCCCGGTTAAACGGTGTCATTCAgtttaaaaattcattgatgAAGGCTGAggcaattaatattatgtatttttgacgcatttTTAAAGCCTTTGTGctctacaatttaaaaaaaaaataatcttatcCTTAATAGCTATTAAGATAACTACCCTAAAAAAATGTTACGAggtagacgtaccgtccgttcgGCGGGCTCAGAGGCCGTAAGTTATGCGTACTATGGAGCCGTGGCTTAGATCGCTCCAGgcgctacgcccggaactttcagcttCTTAACCCGGGAACACGGACCGTATGTCTATATAgctgtaagtacggcttccacggccggaagTTCTTACCAGTGCAGGCTCAATCGACTGATAGGGCTATCATTCTTTTTCCAATAAAATTCTAAGTTAAGAGCAGCATTGTGCAAGTATCGATACATTCATGTATTCACATTGCTCGATATATCGAACTGTAGTTCTAACAAAAGAGCGAggttacactgagaaaaaaagtacggtCAGGAGAACCGCAGTGCGTTAGCACGTACCGCACagtacggccgatattgaacaccgaatGTTTCGGTTTACACTACAGTATATCCTCGGTAGCTACTACCAGACTTCTCGGTTCGGGGTACCGAGATTCCCGATTCAGGGTACCGAACTCTCGGTTCCTGCTACCGAACTGCGATTTGCACAACCGGGGTGGTGCGGTTTGCGTTACCGACGTTTTTAGGGGTGCGCCGGTAAGGGTAGGGCGATGTGACGTAGCTGCTggggcaggaggggggggggggctccggaTGGCCCCCCCTCcaatgactgaatttttcagtattAGTAACAGCTATCATAAATTTTCGCTGcaactacaaaaataaatagtttcttcattcaaaagagatgaagttacaattttttgctgctgaaatgatttaaattttagaggaaaagatCCTATGTACCCTCTGGAAGAGATGCAAAAATCCCCGTTGGTCCTGCTAAGACCAACAGGGATTTTTGCATCCCTCCCAGAGGATACATGGGATATTGTCTTCTATTGAGGGGAATTTGGAAtcatctctcccccccccccctttcattaAATCTCTCGACTTCATGTATTAATTTGCAATAATAAAGTcacattgtttattttaatacctgagagaaatttaaatgaaaaatgaagagacctCCCTCGGTCACTATTTGAGGCTAAAAAAGACATTCGGACCTTCAAAAGCGGGGCTCTtgtgtcataattttgaaaatatttagtcagacagcacagcaaattttaatcaaaatcgatgccatgaagcctaaaatttaatttggaaaatgatctgGTGTTCGGCATGAAAAACAGTGCAGGGAGAGAAAAAGctggttattaatttttcctaattttccttaaattcattttttttttaaattcccaagTAACTTCAGTTCCTCCCAATTTTGAATCGCTGATCGGTCGTTGTAGGTGCATATgttgaaggcaaatagtcaaatcaggcatttggttgaatgcctaggcaaatggtcaaatattttcacttagactgaaattctgattattttactaactgtagacaaaataatgctctgatcatgtgggaaggaattctctgtagaaatttgcttcatacaatGATAAATACCTGAGTTATTTCTAGTCCTAGATTgcacatttatctcaaaatacacagcatttaataaaataaacttatttcacaatttggacagctgaagaaatgtgaggagcatttttgaataGGAAAGGCAATAACAGTCTGTACTTTAATGGATTTTCACActttaaatattggaaattcgagaggtctctgtgaaaacataagaaacctcgcaacatctgaaaatttgacaatccgcctaggtatttgataaaatgcctaatttgactatttgcctttgaCACATACACATCTCTCTAAACAAGAATTAAgcacgattgaaaaataaaaaaaatacctcattAGGTCTAGGAGCAATGATTGGTTCATGCAAGGAACAGTATCTCTATTCAAGTCAGTGAGAAAACTTGCTTGAagagaactgattaaagatcactctcatgaaatacaaatacaaattctgcatacaccattttaaaacttaagtaTCAAGAAAGGTTTACAGAACTGCACAACTTATTATAATATCTAGTTCTTGTTAGAATATGAAGTTGGATGGGCATAAGACATTCAATGTAGGTATGCTAAAACTAATTCTCCCTGCAAAGAGCACTAGAGtcgttaataaaataaaatgtgagaatATCCTGATCGGTCACAATTGCAGAGAACATGGATGGTGTTGAAacggagaataaaataaaacactgactcaccagacaatttttgcgattgaatcagaaggtatgaattttctgcagagtTGGATGTGAATCTCTTGAGTACACTACACTttctggtttgtttttttttcattcgcctttcattaaataatagatgcaccactgattttcatttcaaaaattataagatgaaagtcCATATGTAGAGGTAACATGCATTTAAGCAACAACTCACTGTGCGCGCACCTGACaataattgcacaatctttAAGGTAAGAGCGTAAGCTTAAGTAGTGAGGCTGCAACTATTGGGTGAAATAGATGAATCAACActgctaaattttcaaacaaatactGAGACTGCAAGATGCAATCAGCTgagtaatttgtttaaaaagtcaTACAGCTATCAATTACTCTTTAAGGAGGAAGATGTTTTGAGGTTATACCAATGGGCTCATGTATCTCTCTGAATCAGACTCCTATTAAATTCAGGAGAGCAGGTTCATCAAACAAGAAAACTAACTAAAAAGAACAAAGGGGATTACTGAAAACTGTAGGTGGGTACCTGAGAAACATATGTACTTCAATTGTTAGACAAAATCATTGGAACGAGACAAGCTGGATCTGTGACGTTCGGTTACGTGAGAAAAGCACACTCTGTAGAACTGATTCGGAAGAAGATAGTCTCCTTTTTGTATAGATACGTTAACATTCTCACTTCGTTACCATGGCTTTGGAAGAAATAGAAATCACAAATTACAACGAGTGCCGAACTTGATCCTGGAGGCACAAGGTTGATGAAACAGAGGTGCCTAAATGGACGTTCCTGAGTACTTTAAGTAACTGATAAGCCATGAGACACACAATTCAGAGtttcaaatacaaaaactcagcactgttttttaattattcagggaTATGAGAGTTGATTTGAGATAAAATGAAGCATTCGACACTGCACAAGCGTGGCTGATAACAAAGGAGGATGATCACAGAGAACAGAATTGATAGACGGTGCACATTTCTCACTCACCCAGCTCCAGCTGTCCAAATGTTGCCGGCTCGGACCAcacgcggcaaattcaaatatcATTATACTTATATGCACTTGTGATTGAAATTATTCACTCCATTTCCACGATCGGATTCAAAGCCCACGCCATTCTCACGCGTGGAAAGCTGGCCGTACCCACTCACTTGCTCAAAGACGGTTAGAAACCgaactttaaatttgttcaCCCGAACGTTTCCGATTTCACCCGAGTGAAAAGCCGAGATGTGCAGTAATGTGAACCGTACCACCGTGGAATTTTTTCCACGGAAGAACCTCGGTCAAGTAAGCCGCGGCCTCTCACGGCTCGGTTCGCACTCCCGCACCCTGCGGTTCACATGACCGAGAGTACGGTGCAGGTAACCGTATTACTGCGCACCGTACTCCTCGGTATAAATtattgtactttttttctcagtgtaaagACAGTAGCCCCTCTTTCTCTCAAGTTCAATGAGCACTCGCGGTCCTTTTGATGAGGCTGTAGGTAAGGTTTGAAAAGGAAAGTTTTGTAAGTTTATAAGGAGGAAAGCAGTGATTAAGAAATGCATATCCGATCATTATAATGTGAGTCGAGTGACattttaatcacgttcagcaaaaaaaaaaaaaaaaaaaaaaaaaaaaaaaaaaaaaaaaaaaatattgaggacACCCCGGAGAACTTATCAAAAAACATCTGGTTTTAAAGCCAGAGAATGACACTAGTTTCACAGAAATAtaacaaaacagaaaaagaataaACACGGAAAAACGTAATAAATGAACACTACAGCGTAAAACATCAAAGAACCCACCATTTTCAATGTAGCTTTTAGGCCGGGTTGGGTGTTCGATAAAGGTTCTTGGTCGGGTTGTGTGTTCGATGTAGGTTCTTGGTCGGGTTGGGTAATATCACTTAACATACACGGCAATGGGAACgtcaatgtaaaaataaaaatcgatactAACATCATGCATGCTTTCGCGATGAAACGGAACTGCGGCTAAGGCAACTGTCAACGGAGAAAATATCGGGAAACTTACTACAAAAAAAGTGAGTATTCTCACGTCAGTTTACGCGTCATCATACACTAAAACGTCACCAGTCTGATTCAGTTTGTCAGTTTCCGGgtagaagaaaaaatagaaagccCGTGCGAAAAACACCGCCAGTCCATGATGAGCTTCGACGTCAAAGAGGACATCGGATTGGACCCTTCTCAAGAAAAGGCAATAGAATTAGTagcagctaaaaaaaaaaaaaaaaattgaatgtagaTATTGGTATGCTTAAATATAGATCGCATTTACGATGCGCCTTTCGAATCGAATTGCGCCTCATCTACGTAGATGAAGCGCGGATTTCGGAAGGCCAGCACGGGAATCGTACGGATTTTCCGTGAAATGATacgaaaatgagaaattttcgtTTTGATTAAAGAGAAAcatggtttcattgatttttttttcatacagaaTAGAGCGGGTATAGTAGACGCACCTGTCAATTGACACAAGTTGGTGATCATACAATTGATCGGATATATGCACCAGCAAATTGAGTCGTGCAGTCCCAACCGAGGCGTGATGCGTCGTAAAAGGCCCTTTCACTTGGCCAAACATCATGTCAATAAGAATACTTGGCGttcaaaaaatcgcaaaattttggggggaccaaaaagttgctaccttacaccgaggaacattcccaaagtttcaaacttctatctcaattaggaaaaaagttacaggggtggaaTGTGACTTTTGGATGACACCGTATGTACCCGCATTTTCTTGGTAAAGTGGACCCagcgcttaaaaaaaattcttgagatattaCTTTGACTTTACGCGTCGTTTCTTCTCGACAAAACTTGTTTGTTATGGAAAATGTCGTTTTTCGATCGTTTTTAACCTTAAACCTACCGATAACAAATCGACGCTTTTTCAACTCAAGGAAACCGAATTTTGTCGAAAAGAAACGGCACTTAGAgttaaaataatatctcaagaatttttttttcagtgaagagtgTATTTCACTTGCACATattcatgaaaaagaaaagaaggagaactcaaatttacaataaaattattCACTTGACTTAAATTAGATTTGCGGATAAACTTATAacacatttaaattttcattcgtAAGGGGCatgtacattttttaataatttcataaataattaccCCACACACTTGGTGCACGTTGTCCGCTCGGGCCTctcatttcattcaaaaatatctGGTCACTACTCGATGACGCCGTATTCTGTGACAAAACGAAAGTGCTTCCTATAGGTTGAATTGAATTTCATCTTCAATCTGACGGAGCTCCATTGGCGAAACCCGAAGTTGGGTCAAAGCACGAGACCTCAGCTCGAACATTTTCAGTTTCGAATAAGTTCCCTCAAACGCTTTGGCGAAACGAGCACCCTagcggcggcggtcggcatgcgGGCGTCGcatggtggatcgagtcaataggagaaatcggacaccattcggaaaatttaaaagcttataactccgtttttacaaaactttgagattctaaaagtggttccatcggtttcctcgtaaaattttctcccaggagcaccccttaaaatttaaaatttaatgcaattaacatcataatttgctgttttagtcaaaaattttaagtccgaccactctgattgactcgatccactgtgcgtcgggcgAATCGAGCTGAACGGTCAAGGGACGCGGAGAACGGAACGAGTCTTGGAGTCGCCCCGGAACATCGAGACTCCATCGCGAGGAAATAATTAAAGTCAAACAAATCTCTTTGAAGcgaaaggaaaaacgccttttGATAGCGCAGGGTGCGCTGCGCTGCGGCGTCATAAACCCGTAACGCAGTCGTGACAAAGGGCTCGATCCAATCTGCCGCCGCCGAGGAATGACATTTGCTGCCATTGTTGAAGAGTTATTTTAGCCAACGGTCCAATCTTCGTTGCCACACAACGTAAAACAGTCACAAGACTGCCGCAGCGAAATAGGCGAATTCACAGAAAAAACGGCAACTCAATATTGCCGGCAATGTCAGGGTGATCACTTCCGTGAAAACACATTCGCCAAAATGAGCGGCTCATTAACCATAATGTTTTAAAGCCTTCCGTTGATTGCTCACAGTCACGGCTTTGAGAATACATTGCAAAACGATGTCACTATCTGAATTATTGATTATATTCATAATTTCGGGAGGAGTTTTGACAAAATCTTTTTTTGTGTCAGTTTAACAGAAGAGAGTTGAAAATATCATCCTTAACTTTTTCGGAGTTCCAGCTTGTGTAGTCAACTTCGTTACAACAACACTATCGGCATAGAATTCAGCATCTCCTTCCTCCATTTTCCACTGACCGGCTCAGTGGCAAACTATACTGAGTTCAACCActatatttttgataattttcctatTCCTATTAGCAAATCGTAAATATTGTTCCCCCCAAAGTTTACGTTTCCCTGTCTGTCTTATGTATGATAGGAGAGAaaactcgatataaatgcaattgtattaaatatgtcttgattttgttattttaaacgtcttttcatgcaaagaagctcaaccatgtccatgctttattcattcatgaattgaaagtaagcaatccacatcccgaaaatctaccgatttgccgtaaaaaatcgcagaaacttgatataccaggtcgatgtacccactctttgaatttaccaatcaatttagtgagtgcacgtaggtatgtgaaagtcaaaatgctatagtcattttgggtgcattcatttttcatgaaacaattgtaagtaatttcaatcccgaaaaaccataaattttccgtataaaatcgaaaaaatcaaaatatgtcgactccctgacgtgaaaattgaattctacgtgtgaaaatacttatgtatcgatatgctgaacagaatgcccgcctctcctcgtaatgtacaaaccgttcctatactcatcttaaaattgttctcagagctttgtgttattatcagcttccatttaaaccccggtttgatggccgaatcggctgcccaaaaagcaagccatttttgaagggctctatgagaaattcgtgatattatcagctctcaggaaatcacctcatgggtaaaattgctgatataaatcgagtgcttaaaataatcgtattcaagaaactaaggcattaaactatggagtcaatttcgttttaataatataacgggatttacttgtcttcaggtcaaaactcatacaaggaagccccttgcaagaggctaattttttgtaatttcactcaattttttctcctttttataattgaattgcttgtcacattctgaggtcaatcatattaaattgtaatttatacatttctttttttcccccttcattttattttttgtttggagaagttttgttgatttcttcggatttcgaatactgtaacttctcttctatttggccgatttttatgaatgagacctcttttaattcgtgttttaacggagagtaaggaaaaaattgctaaaaactcgcgaaacaattttttttgaaaattggacgaatcctagcgtgacggtgaaatggttaatgaagcgtaagtaattttgcgaggggctgaggatcccggcatcgcttggcaaccgtcattagctattgttcgtcgagacgccgacgcagtgagcaggagcgtgggaaagagaggggtaagtggattcctgtatgagccacgtttagctaatggtctattgagtctcgaggctcatcacagattgcacttacacagattgcactatcagagcacgggtaccaacttttggaaattataaccgaggttacagatctgtcaaagcaacgttttgaacaaaacggaggagttaaattctcatttcgagagtgccgacctgctcagccatcctcgaatcaattcgcttgattctgcttatatatgcataatttaaatcagcgcgtcgcattcttaggctttttttgaaaaaaccaagtaacgtagactcttggtattcactgcacataaactaatgagccccagaatgagaaacaactttaaatcataattattgatggataaataaactttttacacgctttggaaaatctcagaagttcgcggtagtcacttttcggtaaggaacta
This window of the Bemisia tabaci chromosome 3, PGI_BMITA_v3 genome carries:
- the LOC109032349 gene encoding uncharacterized protein, with translation MIPMVAYVHKATLLACGDLGLFPTRMMLHNASMYCWQAFDTLHKLGGKFEEPECRHFFEVPACRRRGPFRTYKCTVPVRRNRFTRIPYFGDNLALSRVETTTLTYCARPIINLNKNLEREEKVAKRKKKKL